A single region of the Cynocephalus volans isolate mCynVol1 chromosome 12, mCynVol1.pri, whole genome shotgun sequence genome encodes:
- the LOC134391676 gene encoding olfactory receptor 6C2-like, with protein sequence MKNHTITTFILLGLTDDPQLQIPIFVFLFLTYIMSITGNLTVIFLTLVDFHLKTPMYVFLQNFALLEISFTSACIPRYLYNIATGDRSISYHICIIQVFFADVFVVTEFFLLAIMSYDRYVAICKPLHYVTIMSRQVCRRLVLGCWLAGLLIIFPTLSLFVNLKFCDSNVIDYFFCDSSPILKISCSDTWLIEHLVLFCAVLTFITTLLCVVLSYIYIIRTILRFPSAQQRKRAFSTCSSHMIVVSITYGGCIFIYIKPSAKESVAINKGVSLLTTSIAPMLNPFIYTLRNKQVRQAFSDSFKRLHWFQRRKRMFKFRNKTLS encoded by the coding sequence ATGAAAAACCACACAATAACAACCTTCATCTTGCTGGGACTAACAGATGACCCTCAACTTCAGattccaatttttgtttttctatttcttacttATATAATGAGTATAACTGGAAATCTGACTGTCATATTTCTGACTTTAGTGGACTTCCATCTGAAAACACCAATGTACGTTTTTCTACAAAATTTTGCGTTATTAGAAATATCATTTACGTCTGCTTGTATTCCTAGATATTTGTACAACATAGCAACAGGTGACAGGTCAATTTCTTATCATATTTGTATAATTCAAGTGTTTTTTGCTGATGTCTTTGTAGTaacagaattttttcttctgGCCATCATGTCCTATGACCGCTacgtggccatctgcaaaccccTGCATTATGTGACCATCATGAGCCGCCAAGTCTGCAGGAGGCTTGTTCTCGGCTGTTGGCTGGCTGGCTTATTGATCATATTCCCAACACTTAGCCTCTTCGTAAATTTGAAATTCTGTGACTCCAATGTCATTGATTACTTTTTTTGTGATTCATCTCCTATCTTGAAGATCTCATGCTCAGACACATGGCTCATAGAGCATTTGGTGCTTTTCTGTGCTGTGCTGACCTTCATCACAACCCTTCTGTGTGTTGTTCTTTCCTACATCTACATTATCAGGACCATTCTCAGATTCCCctctgcccagcaaaggaaaagGGCCTTTTCCACCTGTTCGTCTCACATGATTGTGGTTTCCATCACCTATGGAGGCTGTATCTTTATCTATATCAAACCTTCAGCGAAGGAATCTGTGGCTATTAATAAGGGTGTGTCATTGTTAACGACATCCATTGCTCCCATGTTGAACCCATTCATTTACACCCTGAGAAACAAACAAGTGAGACAAGCATTCAGTGACTCCTTCAAAAGATTGCATTGGTTTCAAAGACGTAAGAGAATGTTcaagtttagaaataaaacattgaGCTGA